The following proteins are co-located in the Triticum aestivum cultivar Chinese Spring chromosome 1A, IWGSC CS RefSeq v2.1, whole genome shotgun sequence genome:
- the LOC123084060 gene encoding putative germin-like protein 2-1, whose product MASKFFLLALFTLSASRALASDPGQLQDFCVADKTSQVFVNGFACKDPKTAVVEDFYFSGLHMVGNTSNKQGSVVTAVNVAQIAGLNTLGVSLARVDYAPDGQNPPHLHPRATEILTVLEGSLYVGFVTSNPENKLFSKVLNKGDVFVFPQGLIHFQFNIGNNEAIAIAALSSKNPGVITIANAVFGSKQTISDDILAKGFQVDKNIIDHIQAQF is encoded by the exons ATGGCTTCAAAGTTTTTCCTCCTTGCCCTGTTCACTTTGTCGGCTTCTCGTGCTCTTGCCTCTGACCCGGGCCAGCTTCAGGATTTCTGCGTCGCTGACAAGACATCTCAAG TTTTTGTCAATGGATTCGCATGCAAAGACCCAAAGACCGCAGTGGTAGAGGACTTCTACTTCTCTGGCCTCCACATGGTCGGGAACACGAGCAACAAGCAAGGCTCCGTTGTGACTGCAGTTAACGTGGCACAGATTGCCGGGTTGAACACTTTGGGTGTCTCATTGGCGCGTGTTGATTATGCACCTGATGGTCAAAACCCACCGCACCTTCACCCTCGTGCAACCGAGATCCTGACAGTGTTGGAAGGCTCACTCTATGTTGGTTTCGTGACTTCGAACCCTGAGAACAAGTTGTTCTCAAAAGTTTTGAACAAAGGGGACGTGTTTGTGTTTCCGCAAGGGTTGATTCACTTTCAGTTTAACATTGGAAACAACGAAGCGATAGCCATTGCGGCGCTAAGCAGCAAGAACCCCGGTGTGATCACCATAGCCAATGCGGTTTTTGGATCCAAGCAAACCATCTCAGATGATATCCTGGCCAAAGGCTTCCAGGTGGACAAGAACATCATAGACCATATCCAAGCTCAATTCTAG